GTCCTACGATCCCTCGTCGCGCTTCGATCTCGTCCTGGCGTGGGACGTGTTGAACTATCTGTTCCCCGAGGAGCTTTCGCACCTGATGTCGAGCCTGAACCCGTACCTTCGACCCGGAACTCAGATGCATGCGCTCGTCGCCGCCGGCCACGAGATGCCGGTTTCTCCGGCTGTCTACCGGATCGAGAACGAGAGCACCGTGACCTACGAGCCTTCGGCGGAAGAGTCGCGCCCATCCCCAGGCTACGCCGAGCCGGGTCTCTTGAAGCTCATGCGCGGACTCGCGGTCGAGAAAAGGTTCCAGCTGCGAAACGGCTCGGTGGAATATGCGTTCAGCTATCGGATGCGCCCGCCCCTACGAAGAGCTACCGCGATCGTGCCGCATTCTCGGTTGGAGCGGGTGCCTCGATGGAGTCGAGCGTCTTCTGGATGAACCTGTTGAAGCCTTCGCCGATCCAGCGAGCCACGACGACGAGGTCATTGTCCCAGTCGATATAGATGTTGGAGCCTGCTCCCCGATAGGTCTGTGCCGTCTGGCGCGCCGCGGGCATCGGCTTTCTTCTCTCCCTCGTGCCGTTCCAACTTGATTCGCCTATAGGCGACCATAAATGTGAGCGAGACCGCTCCTCCTGAGCGCCGGCGGCCGGATGATATATCATCGAGGGAGAACGGCTACATCATGAGATGGTCTCAAATCTTCATTCCCACGCTTCGTGACGACCCGGCTGACGCCGAGGCGGTGAGCCACAAGCTGATGCTGCGGGCCGGTCTGGTCCGTCAGCTCGGGGCAGGTATCTATTCCAAGCTTCCGCTGGGCTTTCGCGCGGCGAAGCGGGTAGAGCGGATCGTTCGCGAGGAGATGGAGCGCATCGGCGCGCAGGAGTTCCACCTGCCGGTCCTGCATCCGGGCGAGCTCTGGAAGGAGAGCGGACGGTGGGATCAGATCGGCCCGGAAATGTTCCGCCTGAAGGATCGGCGACAGGGAGACTACTGCCTCGGAATGACGCACGAGGAGGTCTTCACCGCGATCGCCCGTGACGAGATCCGGAGCTACCGGCAGCTTCCGCAGATCTGGTTCCAGATCCAGACGAAGCTTCGCGACGAGGCCCGCCCGAAGTCGGGTGTCCTGCGCGGTCGAGAGTTCACCATGAAAGATTCGTACTCTTTCGACGCCGACTTCGCTGGCCTCGACCGTGCCTTCGATCTCCACGCCCGCGCCTACCGCCGGATCTTCGAACGATGCGGCCTCGACGCGATCGCGGTTCAGGCCTCCTCGGGAGCGATGGGCGGCAAGGAGTCCGTGGAGTTCATGAGCATCTCCGATGCGGGGGAGGACTGGACAGTCATCTGTCGCGGCTGCGAATACGCAGCGAATCTCGAGAAGGCCGTGTCGGTCGCTTCGAAGGTCATCGATCCGGACGAGGTGCAAGCGGTCGAGAAGTTCGCTACGCCCGGTATCCGTACGATCCAGGAGCTCTCCCGTTTCACCGAAGAGGCTCCGGCGGAACGTCAGATCAAGACGCTCCTTTACATCGTCGAGGACGAACCCACGCTGTTCCTCCTGCGGGGAGATCACGAGCTCAACGAAGTCAAGATCGCGGAAGCGACCGGAACCACCCGGTTTCGCCCGGCAACGGCCGAAGAATGTCAGGAGACGCTCGGGGCCCATCCGGGAAGCCTGGGCGCCATCGGCGTTTCCGGGCTCACCGTCTATGCGGACGACGCCCTAGAAGGGCGCCGCGGCATGGTGACCGGTGCGAACCAGGACGACTTCCACGTCAAGAACGTCGATGTCGCGCGCGATCTCGAGCGGGTTCGCTTCACGAGCCTCCGGAACGTGGTCGTCGGCGACCCGTGTCGAGACTGCGGCGAGGAGCTACAGATCAGAAGAACCATCGAGCTCGGTCACATTTTCAAGCTCGGTCTTCGCTACTCGGAGTCCATGGGGTTGAAGGTGCTGAACGAACGGGGGACGGAAGTTCCCGTGGTCATGGGATCTTACGGCATCGGCATCGAGCGTCTCGTAGCCGCAGTGATCGAGGCGCATCACGACGACGATGGGATCGTCTGGCCGTGGGCGGTTGCGCCGTTTCACATCGTGGTCACACCCATCTCTCCGAAGGAAAAAGACCCGATGGCCAAGGCCGAAGCCATCTACGAGCAGCTCGCCCGCGAGGGCTACGACGTGGTCCTCGACGATCGTGACGAGAGACCGGGGGTGAAGTTCAAGGACGCCGATCTCGTTGGATTCCCGTTGCGGATCGTTCCCGGGCCCCGGGCCCTCGAAAAAGGACAGGTCGAGCTCGTCGAGCGGGCTTCGAGGGAGAAACGGGAAATACCGCTCGATGACGTGGCTGAAGCCGTGCGCGAAGCCGCGGAGCGGCTCGCGGCGACGAGGCCGCGTTAGTCCTCGAGTTTGCCTCGCGGGGTTTTTCGTGGCACCATGACTGTCGACCTATGATTGTTGACCAGCCGTAGCTGATTTCTTCAGGCAATCACCCGTTTCAATCGTCAAGCGAGGTCGAGAAGTGTCTCTAGAAGACTACGGTTATGGTCCTTTCTTTTCCGAAGCTCTCGAACAGCTTCCACCCGGGCTCGAGCCCGCGCGCGTCGTTTCGACCGGTGGCTTCCGGCTGAAAACGGTCTCGGGAGAGGCTTCGGCGAGGGCGTCGGGACGGCTCTTACACGACGGCACGTCCGTCGCCGTGGGCGACTGGGTCGCCTGGGATCGCGAGTCCGGTCTCATCCGGCATGTCCTCCCGCGCCGAACCAAGCTCTCGCGCAAGGCAGCGGGGAGGAAGACCGAAGAGCAGGTGGTCGCGGCGAACCTCGATGTGGTGCTCCTGGTCATGGGACTCGACGGCGATTTCAATCCACGACGCGTCGAGCGCTACTTGGCCGCAATCTGGGAATCGGGCGTCTCTCCCGTCGTGGTCCTGAACAAAGCTGACCTGCCGACGGCACGATCTCGACACGATCTCGAAGGCGTGACTCTCGGAGCTCCTGTCCTGACATTGAGCGCCCTGACGGGAGATGGGTTGGATAGCATTCACATGCACCTCGAGCCGCGGAAGACCGCGGTTCTGGTCGGCTCGTCGGGTGCGGGGAAGTCCACGATCATCAACCGGCTCGTCGGGCAGAATGTCCAAGAGACGGGCCCGGTGCGCGCGCGCGATGAGCGCGGTCGCCATACCACGAGCCGACGCGAGCTGTTCGCTCTTCCTAGCGGAGCGCTTCTCATCGACAACCCGGGAATCCGTGAGCTCCAGCTATGGAGCAGAGAGCCCAGCCTCGATGCGGCCTTCGAGGATATCGCCACGCTCTCACGGGAATGCCGATTTCGTGATTGCGGCCATGGGCACGAGCCCGGTTGCGCCGTCGCGGCGGCCATTGCCGAAGGCCGTCTGGCGGAAGCGAGGCTCGAGAGTTTTCGCGCACTCACGCGGGAGCTGCACTACCTCCAGATTCGCCAGGACGAGTCGGCCCGACGTCTGGAGAAACAGAAATGGCGTGCCATTCATCGAGAGATGCGTCGCTCCGGTCGCCACCGACGGACTTGAACTGGTCCTCGAGCTCACCGTCGCTCGACCATCCAGCCTCGGTTTTGACGCCCCGCGGTCGATTCGTTCACAATCGCCGCTTGTTAAATGGGCTTTCGCGCAAGTACGAGCGGGGTGACGAAAAACACAAACCCACCCTGCGCGAGCGGAGCGTTCGACTTCGCCAAGGCTTCCGCCTGATCTCTTCCTCCTGGAGGGCATAAAATGAGGACAGCGCTCACCGTGGCCCTGCTCTGGGCCGGTCTGGTAGCGACCGCTACCGCTCAGAACGTCAACGGTCTCCCATCGTTGCGGGAGCAGGCCGCAATCCGACAAGCGTGGCTCCAGGAGCGGCTCGAGGACGTGTTGCCACGCCTCATGCGGGAGAACCGCGTCGGCATGTGGATCGTGCAGATGAGCGAGTACAACGAAGACCCGGTGTTCCGCGCTCTCGTGTCGCCTACACGATTTGCCGCCAGACGGCGCTCGATCTTCGTTTTTTACGACCGCGGCCCCGAAGGAGGCGTCGAGCGCCTCGCACTCGGAGGCGGAGACCAGGGCGGGGTGTACCAGTCGGTTCGAGATCCGGAAGACGACTCGCGGGAGCTCTACCTCGACGCCCAGTGGCGGGTGCTTCGCCAGATCGTCGAGGAACGACAGCCGGAGACTATAGCGATCAACGTCTCCCACACCCACGCCTTCTCGGACGGGCTCGCGTCCGGCGAGAGAGAGCTTCTCGAGCAAGCTCTCGGTCCGAAATGGACCGCCCGGTTCGTGCCGGCCGAGCTCTTGCCGCTCCACTACCTCGCCATCCGGGTGCCGTCCATGCGCCCTTATTACAAGAAGATGATGGAGATCGTGCACGACCTCATCGCCACCGCGTTCTCGAGCGAGGTCATCGTCCCCGGCAAAACGACGAACAGCGACGTTTTGTGGTGGCTGCGCCAGCAAGTGCACGATCGAGCCATGGATTCCTGGTTCCAGCCATCGGTGAGCGTGCAGCGAAGAGGCGCGGCTCTCGAGGGCGAAATCGTCATCGAACGGGGGGACGTCCTTCACACCGACTTCGGCATCTTTGCCACGGGGCTAGCCACTGACACGCAGCACATGGGCTACGTTCTTCGCGAGGGGGAGGACGACGCGCCCGAGGGGCTGAAGAAAGCTCTTCTCAACGCCAACCGCCTTCAAGACATCGTCATGACTCAGATCAAGCCCGGCCTGACCGGCAACCAGGTCCTCGCCAGTGCGCTGGCGCAGATGCATTCCGAGGGCATTCAGGGTCGCATCTACAACCACCCGATCGGAGACCATGGTCACGGCGCGGGCCCGCTCGTGGGCCTCTACGATCGACAGGAAGGGGTTCCCGGTCGAGGCGAGGTTCGCCTCATTCCGAACACCTGGCATTCGATCGAGCTCTATGCCGTTACCCCGGTGCCCGAGTGGGACAATCAAGAAGTGCGCATCGCGCTCGAGGAAGACGCGGCGATGACCGAGGACGGCAAGATGGAATGGATCCTGAGGCGACAGGAGTCCTTTCACCTCGTTCGGTGAGGTCCGTGGGCAACCGGGCGCGGCTGAAACGATGAACATTCTGGGGATCTCGGCCTTCTATCACGACAGCGCCGCCTGCTTCGTTCAGGATGGGCAAAAGGATTAGAATTTGCTCGTTCGGCGGTGACGTCCGAGCACTAACCATGCCCACGAAACCAAAACGTCACCGCTCGAGGCCGGAGATCACCTTTGAGCTCGCCTGTGCACGCATCGAGGAGATCCTGAAGGGGACGACTCGCCGGGAGATTGCCGCGGCGACCTTCAAATCCGGGCGCACCCAAGCTCTTCAGAGGCTCCGCCGCGACATCGAGAACCATCGATTCGAGGCTGGCTCGGGGCAAATTTCCCTCGAGAGAATCGTCCACAAGTTGGACGAGCGCACCCGCCAGGACGGCTTTCACGTCCTGCACGACTGGGACGGCAAAGCGGACCGGCTGAACCCGAACACGATACCTGTCGACGTCGTCACTTTCCTCGTCGATTCACCCGACGCTCCGCACGCGGACGAAACGGTCGTTTCGATAGCGCTCGACTACTACCTGCTCTACCTTCTGGCCCTCCTGTCTCTAAGGGTATGGGACGAGGGGAACCCGAACGGAAACCTCGACCGGCTCACTCGACTCCTTCAGGAGCTGCAGGGCCCGAATGGTAGCGGCCAGAGATTCGTCGATGGCGCCGAGACGCTCATACTCATCGCCACGTCCCATTTCGAGCCCGATCATCGAGCGTACGACAGGCTTCTGGAGCGCTTGAGAGCTCTGGATCAACCCCATCGCCTTCGTCTGGCTATCGTTCACGCCGCCATTCTCG
The nucleotide sequence above comes from Vicinamibacteria bacterium. Encoded proteins:
- a CDS encoding proline--tRNA ligase — translated: MRWSQIFIPTLRDDPADAEAVSHKLMLRAGLVRQLGAGIYSKLPLGFRAAKRVERIVREEMERIGAQEFHLPVLHPGELWKESGRWDQIGPEMFRLKDRRQGDYCLGMTHEEVFTAIARDEIRSYRQLPQIWFQIQTKLRDEARPKSGVLRGREFTMKDSYSFDADFAGLDRAFDLHARAYRRIFERCGLDAIAVQASSGAMGGKESVEFMSISDAGEDWTVICRGCEYAANLEKAVSVASKVIDPDEVQAVEKFATPGIRTIQELSRFTEEAPAERQIKTLLYIVEDEPTLFLLRGDHELNEVKIAEATGTTRFRPATAEECQETLGAHPGSLGAIGVSGLTVYADDALEGRRGMVTGANQDDFHVKNVDVARDLERVRFTSLRNVVVGDPCRDCGEELQIRRTIELGHIFKLGLRYSESMGLKVLNERGTEVPVVMGSYGIGIERLVAAVIEAHHDDDGIVWPWAVAPFHIVVTPISPKEKDPMAKAEAIYEQLAREGYDVVLDDRDERPGVKFKDADLVGFPLRIVPGPRALEKGQVELVERASREKREIPLDDVAEAVREAAERLAATRPR
- a CDS encoding M24 family metallopeptidase, translating into MRTALTVALLWAGLVATATAQNVNGLPSLREQAAIRQAWLQERLEDVLPRLMRENRVGMWIVQMSEYNEDPVFRALVSPTRFAARRRSIFVFYDRGPEGGVERLALGGGDQGGVYQSVRDPEDDSRELYLDAQWRVLRQIVEERQPETIAINVSHTHAFSDGLASGERELLEQALGPKWTARFVPAELLPLHYLAIRVPSMRPYYKKMMEIVHDLIATAFSSEVIVPGKTTNSDVLWWLRQQVHDRAMDSWFQPSVSVQRRGAALEGEIVIERGDVLHTDFGIFATGLATDTQHMGYVLREGEDDAPEGLKKALLNANRLQDIVMTQIKPGLTGNQVLASALAQMHSEGIQGRIYNHPIGDHGHGAGPLVGLYDRQEGVPGRGEVRLIPNTWHSIELYAVTPVPEWDNQEVRIALEEDAAMTEDGKMEWILRRQESFHLVR
- the rsgA gene encoding ribosome small subunit-dependent GTPase A; translated protein: MSLEDYGYGPFFSEALEQLPPGLEPARVVSTGGFRLKTVSGEASARASGRLLHDGTSVAVGDWVAWDRESGLIRHVLPRRTKLSRKAAGRKTEEQVVAANLDVVLLVMGLDGDFNPRRVERYLAAIWESGVSPVVVLNKADLPTARSRHDLEGVTLGAPVLTLSALTGDGLDSIHMHLEPRKTAVLVGSSGAGKSTIINRLVGQNVQETGPVRARDERGRHTTSRRELFALPSGALLIDNPGIRELQLWSREPSLDAAFEDIATLSRECRFRDCGHGHEPGCAVAAAIAEGRLAEARLESFRALTRELHYLQIRQDESARRLEKQKWRAIHREMRRSGRHRRT
- a CDS encoding methyltransferase domain-containing protein translates to MGLFGRRAGNEDDPRPLAQRVLALPRLLAHLPRENASVLDLGAANPQTVEFFTSRGAQITVADLFRSAAPMRCGGPRPPRIFQNLLSYDPSSRFDLVLAWDVLNYLFPEELSHLMSSLNPYLRPGTQMHALVAAGHEMPVSPAVYRIENESTVTYEPSAEESRPSPGYAEPGLLKLMRGLAVEKRFQLRNGSVEYAFSYRMRPPLRRATAIVPHSRLERVPRWSRASSG